The Deltaproteobacteria bacterium genome includes the window ACCCATAACATACCAGTTCTCCTGATCTTTGTAAGGACTTCCTTCAACACGCGGTTTATCGCCATAACGTTCATAGTGCCCGACGGCATTTATAGCAGGGAAATATTCGCTTTTGGTCAGTTTGACCATCTTCTGTGACTGTTCTACCTTTAGAGTAGAGGACTTGATCTCCGGCCTGTTTTCCAGGGCAAGCTTCCGGCACTCATTGAGAGATTTATCAAAAGGTTTAAGCGTGAGAATATCTTCCACTTCCGTTGGAGTATTGATTTCTCTCCGCAACACCGTGTTGAACTTCGTCTTCGCCATTTCTAAGGAGTTCTCGGCCTTAAGAAGATTCTGGCGGCCATTGGCCAGCTCCACCTCGGCACGGAGAAGGTCGTTCCGGGGAATCACACCGACATTAAAAAAATCCTGAGCCATCTTCCGGTGTGCCTCCAACTGTTCCACCGATTGTTTGGCCACATCGAGAAGCCTCTCCGCTTTCAGAATGTTGAAATATGCAAGTTTGACATCCTGGACTGTGTCCTGAACGACCGCCGTTTCGTCAATCGCAGCGATCTCTGCGCCAAGCCTGCCTGCTTCATAATTGGCAACGATTCCTCCGCCGGCAAAGAGGGGTTGTTTCACCTCCAACGCCCAGGTATAGTTATCTTTTGTCCCTGTGGTCATCGTAAATGGCGGTACTCCGGGCATAGCAATGTTCGAGGACGGTTCTTCGTTAAGTCTTGTATAGCTGTAGGATGTGCTGAATCTCGGCAAAAATCCCGTAAAGGCCTCCTGCTTCTGGGCTTGCGCGCCCTTTACGCCTTCTCTTGCCGACTGGATCAGGACACTTTGCTTCAGGGCCAGGTCAATACTCTGCTGCAGGGTCAGTTTTTCCGCAGAGAGGGCGCCCTCGGCAAAAATAAAGAATAACAGTATTGTCGCAGAAAATATTAACGTTGTGTTTTTCGTCTGCATATTCTCTTTTCCTTTCACTTCTTCACAGCCTTTAAGATGAGTTTTTCGATCTCCCCGACTATGTTGCCGGATATTCCATCATCCAAATTCTTTATAGCTACAGGAAGCCAGTCATACCTTGCCCTGATCGGCCCCCAGGTTTTATAGGTGATCATGGCCCCGACAACCATTATGTGTATGAGGAAGGGAATGGTTTCTATAAAAATCCCCTTTTCTTCACCCTCTTTGAGAATTTCCCTAAGCATATTCACGATACGAAAAATATCACGCGCCACTACTTCAGGAAGGTGCTTCCCGCCGGAGGCAACTTCACGCATCATGACAGGGGCCACCTGCGGATTATTGTCGACGTTGCGGGCAAAGGTACGGATATAAATCCTCAGTTTTTCCTCAGGGTCTTGAACATCTTTTATCTCACGGGAAATCGTCTCCGCGGTGTTGCCGATAATGTTATTAATGACTTCAGCATAGAGTGTTTCTTTGTCGCCGATGTGATAATAGATCATAGCTTTATTGACGCCTGCGCGGTCGGCAATCTCATCGACCCGCGCCCCGGCGAAGCCGACCTCCGAGAAGACACTTGCCGCGGCCTCAAGGATGCGCATGACAGTTCCGCTTCTTTTTTCCACTAATGATGGAATATCCATGTTTATGCCTCGAAAAAACCATATAGTTATACTAACCAGTTAGTTAAACTTAATGGTAAATACCCTTTGTCTTATAATTCTGTCAACCTTTTTTGTTAGTTAAGGTGTGACATCCGAATAGCAAACTGAGATGTTCTGAGGTTTTCATTTTTCTTGTTATAGGGTCGATTGAGTTTCTTTGCAGCTGTTACAAGGTTTTTCCTGTATAAAGAGCGGTCCTTATATCAGTATCTCTCTCTATCCCTCGAAGGCCTTATTTCAGTCAAGTCTTAATTTTCGTGAGTCGATCTTTGAGCTTAACAGTGGGTTTCTGATATCAAGATTGATAAAAACACCTTTTTGTGATCTGTGTCACAGAACATGTTGTTCATCTATGGTTATCTAAAACCAAAAAGAGAAACAAAATGCGCATAACAAGATTTATTGAAAGTATCAATAATTCAGAACCATTAACGTTACCTTTAATCATTATGACAGTTTTGTGGAAAATCTTTCATTTCATTATTCGTGACTGGGAACTGTAACAATGATTCGATGAGGGGGTATGGTCATGATGGAAGATCGATGGCTTTCCGCGGATGAAGTCGCTGACTATCTTAACGTGAAAAAAGGTACAGTCTATAAATGGATTGAAACCAAAAACGTTCCCGCTCATAAATTTGGCCATGTCTGGAAGTTCCGCATGAAGGAAATTACCGAATGGGTGCGCTTGATAGGCGCCGAGGACAGGGAAACTCAAGGCACAACCACAGACACGCCTCGATGTAAAATGACTCTCCGGTACAGTCCATATTGGGATGCCAGATTGAACATAGACTGGAATTGGCGGGTCTGGAACAGGGATTTCGGGAATTGCTGAATAACGCTTTTGCCTTGTGTCTTCCATCCAAGGAATTAGATTTCACACGACCGTAATGTAAGTTTTGCCCTGGAACATTGCGCCTCTCTCTTTTTCAGTCATGATCCGGAAAGAAAAACCCCCTTGTGTTCTCCCTGAAACCCCTCACAGGTGTCTACTATATTTTTCAGTCAAATTCTATTGACTTACAAGACTGCTTCTCCTATACTCCCCGCACCCAAAGGGAATTCTAATCAACAACAAATCAAACAAATAAATTTGGCTGGGTAGTACTGTTTTCAATAAATTATTATACGGAGGGGAGTATGAAAAAAATAGTTTTTTCGCTTGTTTTATGTGTCGTTATGGTCATGTTCTTCGGAGCCTGCAGCGAGAAAAGTTCTGCTGTTAAAGTGGGGGTAATAGCCGAAATGACAGGTGATATGCCTGCGGTGGGCGAGTCATGTAAAAAAGCGGCTGAAATGGCAGTGAAAGAAGTAAATGACGCAGGCGGAATTGATATAGGAGGAAAGAAATATAAAGTGGAGCTCTTTGTGGAAGATAACGCGGGTAAGTCCGACCAGTCTGCTTCCGCGGCCCAGAAGCTGATAGCGCAGCGGAAAGTTCACGCAATCATCGGTCCGAATGCTACGCGTTATGCGCTGCCTGCCTCGGAGATTGCGGAAAGTTCAAAAGTTGTCCTCATCAGTCCCTGGTCGACGAATCCCAAAACAACCCTCGATGCGAAGACCAATGCCCCGAAAAAATATGTTTTCCGCGCCTGCTTTATTGATCCTTTTCAGGGTCGCGTTGTAGCAAAATTTGCATTGGAAACCCTCAAGACAAAGAAAGCAGCGGTTCTTTATGACGTTGCCTCCGAATACAATAAGGGCATCGCGGAGATCTTCAAGGAGACGTTCGAGCAAGCCGGTGGCAAAGTTGTAGCCTTTGAAACATATACCACGAGTGATAAAGACTTTTCCGGACAGTTGACAAAGATCAAGAACGCAGCCCCTGAAATGATATTTTTGCCGAACTATTACAGTGAGATACCTCTTCAGATTCAACAGGCAAAACGGCTTGGCATTGCTGTACCTTTTGTGGGCAGCGATTCATGGGGTTCTCAGGAT containing:
- a CDS encoding TolC family protein, with protein sequence MQTKNTTLIFSATILLFFIFAEGALSAEKLTLQQSIDLALKQSVLIQSAREGVKGAQAQKQEAFTGFLPRFSTSYSYTRLNEEPSSNIAMPGVPPFTMTTGTKDNYTWALEVKQPLFAGGGIVANYEAGRLGAEIAAIDETAVVQDTVQDVKLAYFNILKAERLLDVAKQSVEQLEAHRKMAQDFFNVGVIPRNDLLRAEVELANGRQNLLKAENSLEMAKTKFNTVLRREINTPTEVEDILTLKPFDKSLNECRKLALENRPEIKSSTLKVEQSQKMVKLTKSEYFPAINAVGHYERYGDKPRVEGSPYKDQENWYVMGVASWNFWEWGRTKNRVDASRSRENQMAYALDNVKDQVDLDVKNAWLTLHEAEKQVAVAQKAIEQAEENYRISRERYREQVGTSTDVLDAQTLQTRAKSDYFNALSDYNMSIARLERAMGVREVLP
- a CDS encoding TetR/AcrR family transcriptional regulator — encoded protein: MDIPSLVEKRSGTVMRILEAAASVFSEVGFAGARVDEIADRAGVNKAMIYYHIGDKETLYAEVINNIIGNTAETISREIKDVQDPEEKLRIYIRTFARNVDNNPQVAPVMMREVASGGKHLPEVVARDIFRIVNMLREILKEGEEKGIFIETIPFLIHIMVVGAMITYKTWGPIRARYDWLPVAIKNLDDGISGNIVGEIEKLILKAVKK
- a CDS encoding ABC transporter substrate-binding protein, which gives rise to MKKIVFSLVLCVVMVMFFGACSEKSSAVKVGVIAEMTGDMPAVGESCKKAAEMAVKEVNDAGGIDIGGKKYKVELFVEDNAGKSDQSASAAQKLIAQRKVHAIIGPNATRYALPASEIAESSKVVLISPWSTNPKTTLDAKTNAPKKYVFRACFIDPFQGRVVAKFALETLKTKKAAVLYDVASEYNKGIAEIFKETFEQAGGKVVAFETYTTSDKDFSGQLTKIKNAAPEMIFLPNYYSEIPLQIQQAKRLGIAVPFVGSDSWGSQDLLKLCGNDCEGYYFSTHYAADAATPVATRFIEGFKVKYASMPDDVAALTYDSFGLLFQALKTANKLDRDSIRDALAKIPKYEGVTGNMQFKEGSGDPTKSAVIVQIKGGKFVYFATANP